The Cydia fagiglandana chromosome 4, ilCydFagi1.1, whole genome shotgun sequence genome has a window encoding:
- the LOC134663627 gene encoding U2 small nuclear ribonucleoprotein auxiliary factor 35 kDa subunit-related protein 2, translating into MIIYSITMGRHKEWRKIAKRERRRHIRQNKAKLRDNILSPSHSSYHIWLKQQEELDLFEREQIEAVNRVENEKWIQAEKVAIKQWEELQRRKEKLNQIRLEQEAKLKMERELEQKRKDEEEKRLKEIEEENMRKQQAFMEKLEQFLTGDSEEPPAELLVSSETKPNHEPCPFFVKTGCCRFGNQCSRNHQFPGISRIILAANFFTHIGINNALDNDYDTDDLLEHEYSETYKDFKEFFYDVLPEFEKHGQILQFKVCNNYEKHLRGNTYIEFAKLRCAVSAYRALHTRWFAGKQLSLQFCRINSWKTAICGLQSTKRCPKGRSCNFLHVFRNPNNLFPLNLGYNQESERKRRTPPRSWRWSESPEVEIPRRRRSRSRSRERSRRVSRRDERRRDSKRCRRRSRSRRRSPESEARK; encoded by the exons ATGATTATTTATTCCATTACAATGGGACG CCACAAAGAATGGAGAAAGATTGCAAAACGTGAAAGAAGAAGACATATTAGACAGAATAAAGCCAAGTTGCGAg ATAACATATTGAGTCCATCACACAGTAGCTACCACATATGGTTAAAGCAACAAGAAGAATTAGATCTCTTTGAAAGAGAGCAAATTGaagctgtcaatagagttgaGAATGAAAAATGGATTCAGGCAGAAAAGGTAGCCATAAAGCAATGGGAAGAATTGCAGCGCAGAAAGGAAAAACTAAACCAGATACGGCTTGAACAGGAGGCCAAGCTAAAAATG GAAAGAGAACTGGAACAGAAAAGGAAGGATGAAGAAGAAAAGAGGCTTAAGGAAATTGAAGAGGAAAATATGCGGAAACAGCAGGCATTCATGGAAAAGCTTGAGCAATTTCTCACTGGAGATTCAGAAGAACCACCTGCAGAATTACTTGTGTCCAGTGAAACCAAACCAAATCATGAGCCTTGTCCTTTCTTTGTTAAGACTGGGTGTTGCAGGTTTGGTAATCAGTGCTCAAGAAATCACCAGTTTCCGGGCATAAGTAGG ATAATTCTAGCGGCCAACTTTTTTACTCACATTGGCATTAACAATGCATTAGACAATGATTATGATACAGATGACTTACTAGAACATGAATATAGTGAAACTTATAAAGACTTCAAAGAATTCTTCTATGATGTTTTACCAGAATTTGAAAAACATGGACAAATATTACAGTtcaaa GTATGCAATAACTATGAAAAACATCTTCGTGGTAATACCTACATAGAGTTTGCGAAGTTGCGATGCGCTGTCTCTGCGTACCGCGCGTTGCACACACGTTGGTTTGCCGGAAAACAACTTTCGCTACAATTTTGTCGCATAAACTCGTGGAAAACTGCGATTTGTG gTCTTCAATCAACAAAACGATGTCCTAAGGGTCGTTCATGTAATTTTCTCCACGTCTTCAGAAATCCTAATAATTTATTCCCACTTAACTTGGGCTATAATCAAGAATCTGaaag AAAACGCCGAACACCACCAAGATCATGGCGTTGGTCTGAATCGCCAGAAGTCGAAATACCCAGGAGGCGCCGTTCTCGTTCCCGGTCCCGAGAAAGAAGCCGCCGGGTATCTAGACGGGACGAGCGGAGACGAGACTCTAAACGGTGCAGACGCAGGTCGCGATCACGACGGCGGAGCCCAGAATCCGAAGCAaggaaataa
- the LOC134664131 gene encoding uncharacterized protein LOC134664131: MENKTDLIKHCIHNNDERKLSDLLSTGLDPNYEGGWPIRLAARLGAYSLVKTLVHYRANPHLLGDSGASTLQLAVFSEKHWDTDKWGFLLSCCDSSQLADGAAVAIVFHNIPAIKTILQTGRCNTHIPTTLTGKTVEQLAKGYKLDSLLTTTHITPQSSPRVTRQNRTTSARSGATPSHHRNLSPSVARFFDQTAGQPSLTTQRSPIQLSSPNARA; this comes from the exons ATGGAAAATAAGACAGATTTAATTAAACACTGCATTCACAACAACGACGAACGTAAACTAAGTGATTTATTAAGTACAGGTTTAGATCCTAATTACGAAGGAGGATGGCCCATTCGACTAGCAGCCCGTCTTGGAGCGTACTCTCTAGTGAAGACGCTGGTACATTATCGTGCCAACCCTCATTTGTTAGGAGATTCag GCGCATCGACATTGCAATTAGCGGTGTTTTCTGAGAAGCACTGGGATACCGATAAATGGGGATTCCTATTGTCTTGTTGCGATTCTTCTCAGTTGGCAGACGGTGCCGCAGTCGCCATCGTTTTTCATAATATACCTGCCATCAAGACTATCTTACAAACCGGACGATGCAATACTCACATTCCAACAACATTGACAG GAAAAACCGTCGAGCAGTTAGCAAAGGGATATAAGCTAGACAGTCTATTGACAACAACGCATATTACTCCGCAGTCATCGCCAAGAGTTACCAGACAAAACAGGACG ACGAGCGCGCGAAGCGGCGCGACTCCTTCTCATCATCGGAACTTATCGCCATCCGTAGCTAGATTCTTCGACCAAACCGCCGGCCAGCCCTCCCTCACAACACAACGAAGCCCTATCCAGCTCTCATCACCTAATGCACGGGCCTAA